In the genome of Lysobacter sp. BMK333-48F3, the window CGGGCCGCACCCAGCAGTTGGTGTTCTTCGACGTCACCCCGCCGTACCGCGGCCCCGAACCGGCCCCGGACCCGGACCGCTTCCTGGTCGACCTGCCGGGCTACGGCTACGCCAAGGTGCCGCAGAACCTGCAGGCCCACTGGCAGGCCTTCCTGGACCGCTACTTCGAGACCCGCCAGGCCTTGCGCGGCCTGGTGGTGGTGATGGACATCCGCCATCCGCTCAAGGACTACGACCGCCACATGATCGGCTACGCCGCCGGTCGCGGCCTGCCCGCGCACGCGCTGCTGACCAAGGCCGACAAGCTCGGCCGCGGCCAGCAACAGCAGCAGCTGATGGCGGTGCGCAAGGAACTGCAGAACGCGTTCGGCGACACGGTCAGCGTGCAGACCTTCTCCGGCGAGTCCAAGCAGGGCGTGGACGAGGCGCGCGCGGTGGTGATGGGCTGGCTGGGCCTGGGCGAGGCGCCCGCCGAGTAATGCGCCGCTGAGCCCGGGCGCTCCGCTCAGGGCGCCGGCAACCGGCGCGCGGTGCGTACCTCGTGGCGCTCGTCGTACTGGCGCTGGGTGTCCAGCGCGCCGTCGCCGTCGCTGTCGATTTCGCCGCTGGTAAGGCGGCCGCCGGTCCAGTGATCGCGCTTGATCACCCGGCCCTGCGGATCGAACCATTCCTCGGTCCGCAGCACGCCGCGCAGCGCGGTCTGCTGCCGCTCCGGCGCGCCGTCG includes:
- the yihA gene encoding ribosome biogenesis GTP-binding protein YihA/YsxC: MTNHLARARYLLSAHNHKQLPPDGGHEVAFAGRSNAGKSSALNALCQQNALARVSKTPGRTQQLVFFDVTPPYRGPEPAPDPDRFLVDLPGYGYAKVPQNLQAHWQAFLDRYFETRQALRGLVVVMDIRHPLKDYDRHMIGYAAGRGLPAHALLTKADKLGRGQQQQQLMAVRKELQNAFGDTVSVQTFSGESKQGVDEARAVVMGWLGLGEAPAE